A genomic region of Candidatus Methylomirabilota bacterium contains the following coding sequences:
- a CDS encoding ribonuclease III domain-containing protein, translated as MTGAPDGLAPLESRIGHAFRDRALLLEALTHRSFANEHPGTRDNEALAFLGDAVLALVVAEHLRATDPDAAVGVLTPRRAALVSGPSLARWAEGLGLGTQLRLGRGEQQTGGGSKESVLATAFEALLGGIYLEAGLAGARRVVASVALW; from the coding sequence GTGACCGGCGCGCCGGACGGGCTTGCCCCCCTCGAGTCGCGGATCGGTCACGCCTTCCGCGACCGCGCGCTGCTCCTCGAAGCCCTGACCCACCGCTCGTTCGCCAACGAGCATCCCGGCACGCGCGACAACGAGGCCCTGGCCTTCCTCGGCGACGCCGTCCTCGCCCTCGTGGTCGCCGAGCATCTCCGCGCCACCGATCCCGACGCGGCCGTCGGCGTGTTGACGCCGCGCCGCGCCGCCCTGGTCTCGGGGCCGAGCCTCGCGCGCTGGGCGGAGGGGCTGGGACTCGGCACCCAACTTCGGCTCGGGCGCGGGGAGCAGCAGACGGGCGGGGGGAGCAAGGAATCCGTGCTCGCCACCGCGTTCGAAGCCCTGCTGGGCGGGATCTATCTCGAGGCGGGCCTCGCGGGAGCCCGCCGCGTGGTCGCCTCGGTGGCCCTGTGGTAG
- the fabF gene encoding beta-ketoacyl-ACP synthase II has product MSAVEKTRVVITGLGAVTPVGNTAEEFWAALTQGKSGIGPITRFDSAGFPTRIAGEVKGFDALKYVDKKDDRKLDLYLKYALACAVMAVEDAALDPAKEDGDRFGVLVGSGIGGISTLLESHKVLLDKGLDRVSPFFIPMLIINMASGLISMRFGARGPNSSVVTACATGNHAIGDATRIIQRGDADVMIAGGAEAIIIPLTIAGFCQMKAMSTRNDEPSKASRPFDAERDGFVCGEGGGLVILESLEHARRRDARIYAEVVGYGMTGDAHHMTAPDPEGDGAARAMAAALRDGGIEPSTVGYINAHGTSTPYNDKFETLAIKRVFGEHAKRVPVSSTKSMTGHLLGAAGGIEAIATTLAIHHGVLPPTINYEKPDPDCDLDYVPNQARKQDVEVALSNAFGFGGTNATLAFRKYRA; this is encoded by the coding sequence GTGAGCGCCGTGGAGAAGACGCGGGTCGTCATCACCGGACTGGGGGCGGTGACGCCCGTCGGCAACACCGCCGAGGAGTTCTGGGCGGCGCTCACCCAGGGCAAGTCCGGGATCGGGCCGATCACCCGCTTCGACTCGGCTGGATTTCCAACGCGGATCGCCGGCGAGGTGAAGGGTTTCGACGCGCTCAAGTACGTCGACAAGAAGGACGACCGCAAGCTCGACCTCTACCTCAAGTACGCGCTGGCCTGCGCGGTGATGGCGGTGGAGGACGCCGCCCTCGACCCCGCCAAGGAGGACGGCGATCGCTTCGGCGTCCTCGTCGGCTCGGGCATCGGGGGCATCAGCACGCTGCTCGAATCCCACAAGGTGCTCCTCGACAAGGGGCTGGACCGGGTGTCGCCGTTCTTCATCCCGATGCTCATCATCAACATGGCCTCCGGGCTCATCTCCATGCGCTTCGGCGCGCGGGGCCCGAACTCCTCCGTGGTCACCGCCTGCGCCACCGGCAATCACGCCATCGGCGACGCCACGCGCATCATTCAGCGTGGAGACGCGGACGTGATGATCGCGGGCGGTGCCGAGGCCATCATCATTCCCCTCACCATCGCGGGCTTCTGCCAGATGAAGGCGATGTCCACCCGCAACGACGAGCCCTCCAAGGCGTCGCGGCCGTTCGACGCCGAGCGCGACGGTTTCGTGTGCGGCGAGGGCGGCGGCCTCGTGATCCTGGAGTCCCTCGAGCACGCCCGCCGCCGTGACGCGCGGATCTACGCCGAGGTGGTGGGCTACGGGATGACGGGCGACGCGCATCACATGACCGCGCCCGATCCCGAGGGCGACGGGGCGGCCCGCGCGATGGCCGCCGCGCTGCGGGACGGCGGGATCGAGCCCTCCACGGTGGGTTACATCAACGCCCACGGGACGTCCACGCCCTACAACGACAAGTTCGAGACCCTCGCGATCAAGCGGGTGTTCGGCGAGCACGCCAAGCGGGTGCCGGTGTCGTCCACCAAGTCCATGACCGGGCACCTCCTCGGGGCGGCGGGCGGCATCGAGGCCATCGCCACCACGCTGGCCATCCATCACGGCGTCTTGCCTCCCACCATCAACTACGAGAAGCCGGATCCGGACTGCGATCTCGACTACGTGCCCAATCAGGCGCGCAAGCAGGACGTCGAGGTCGCCCTCAGCAACGCGTTCGGCTTCGGCGGCACCAACGCCACGCTCGCCTTCCGGAAATACCGCGCCTAG
- a CDS encoding acyl carrier protein — MTKPVDERVKEIICDNLGVRPDEVVPEAKFIEDLNADSLDTVELVMAFEEEFGLEIPDEDAEKITTVGDAIRYIKEKV, encoded by the coding sequence ATGACCAAGCCAGTAGACGAGCGGGTGAAGGAGATCATCTGCGACAACCTGGGAGTGCGCCCCGACGAGGTTGTTCCGGAGGCGAAGTTCATCGAGGATCTCAACGCGGACTCGCTCGACACCGTCGAGCTCGTCATGGCCTTCGAGGAAGAATTCGGCCTCGAGATCCCCGACGAAGATGCGGAGAAGATCACCACGGTCGGCGACGCGATCCGCTACATCAAGGAAAAAGTCTGA
- the fabG gene encoding 3-oxoacyl-[acyl-carrier-protein] reductase, giving the protein MSEAKPLAGKVALVTGGTRGIGLAVARSLADDGASVVVSGRDPARLENAAKELEALGASALAVVADAAKREDADRLVEAAKERFGRIDVLVNNAGITRDQLLVRMKDDDWDQVLDTNLRGVFLMTRAAGKVMMRQKGGRIVNISSAAGAMGNAGQANYSAAKAGVIGLTKASARELAHWNILVNAVAPGLIETDMAAAIPAEAREALMQQVPLKRIGTVKDVAEVVRFLAGEGGGYITGQVIHVNGGLYM; this is encoded by the coding sequence ATGAGCGAGGCCAAGCCCCTCGCCGGGAAGGTGGCGCTGGTCACCGGCGGGACGCGCGGAATCGGCCTGGCGGTGGCCCGCTCGCTGGCAGATGACGGGGCTTCCGTGGTAGTCTCTGGCCGCGATCCGGCCCGGCTCGAGAATGCGGCGAAAGAGCTGGAAGCATTGGGCGCAAGCGCGCTCGCGGTGGTCGCCGACGCGGCCAAGCGCGAGGACGCCGATCGGCTCGTCGAGGCGGCGAAGGAGCGCTTCGGGCGCATCGATGTCCTCGTGAACAACGCGGGCATCACGCGGGACCAGCTGCTCGTCCGGATGAAGGACGACGACTGGGACCAGGTGCTCGATACGAACTTGCGCGGCGTGTTCCTCATGACGCGCGCAGCGGGGAAGGTGATGATGCGGCAGAAGGGTGGACGCATCGTCAACATCTCCTCGGCCGCGGGGGCGATGGGGAACGCCGGACAGGCGAACTACTCGGCGGCGAAGGCGGGCGTGATCGGGCTCACCAAGGCGTCGGCGCGCGAGCTGGCGCACTGGAACATCCTGGTGAACGCGGTGGCGCCGGGGCTCATCGAGACGGACATGGCGGCGGCTATTCCCGCCGAGGCTCGCGAGGCCCTGATGCAGCAGGTCCCGCTGAAGCGGATCGGGACGGTGAAGGACGTGGCCGAGGTCGTGCGGTTCCTGGCCGGTGAGGGCGGTGGGTACATCACCGGCCAGGTCATCCACGTCAACGGTGGGCTGTACATGTGA
- the fabD gene encoding ACP S-malonyltransferase produces MTTVFLFPGQGSQSVGMGKDLASASPAAARVWAEADEALGFSLSRLCFEGPEADLGLTANTQPGVLTASVAGAAALAERGVTPALAAGHSLGEYSALVVAGALAFADAARLVRRRGEFMQEAVPVGTGAMAALLGMELAGAEEACAQAAQGEVVGVANINSPGQIVIAGHRGAVERAVKVAAERGGKKSMLLPVSAPFHCALMKPAADRLAAALEGVTVKPPRIPVVRNVDAGVTTTAEEVKPFLVQQVASPVRWTDCLARLAREGGDAWVEVGPGRVLAGLLKRTLDGARGHNVEDAASLDRTVRDLAGNAPA; encoded by the coding sequence GTGACCACGGTCTTCCTGTTTCCCGGCCAGGGCTCGCAGTCCGTCGGCATGGGCAAGGACCTGGCCTCCGCGTCGCCCGCCGCCGCCCGCGTGTGGGCGGAGGCCGACGAGGCCCTCGGCTTTTCCCTCTCCCGCCTGTGCTTCGAGGGGCCCGAGGCCGATCTCGGCCTCACCGCGAACACCCAGCCCGGGGTGCTCACCGCCAGCGTCGCCGGCGCCGCCGCGCTGGCCGAGCGCGGCGTGACGCCCGCGCTCGCCGCCGGCCACAGCCTGGGCGAATACTCGGCCCTGGTGGTCGCGGGGGCGCTCGCCTTCGCGGACGCGGCGCGGCTGGTCCGCCGCCGCGGCGAGTTCATGCAGGAGGCGGTGCCGGTGGGCACGGGCGCGATGGCCGCGCTGCTCGGGATGGAGCTGGCGGGGGCCGAGGAAGCGTGCGCTCAGGCGGCCCAGGGCGAGGTGGTGGGCGTGGCCAACATCAACTCGCCGGGCCAGATCGTCATCGCGGGCCACCGCGGGGCGGTCGAGCGCGCGGTGAAAGTGGCCGCGGAGCGCGGCGGGAAGAAGAGCATGCTGCTGCCGGTGAGCGCGCCCTTCCACTGCGCGCTCATGAAGCCGGCGGCCGACCGCCTCGCCGCCGCGCTCGAGGGCGTGACGGTGAAGCCGCCGCGCATCCCGGTGGTGCGCAACGTCGACGCCGGGGTCACCACCACCGCGGAGGAGGTCAAGCCCTTCCTCGTGCAGCAGGTGGCGAGCCCGGTGCGCTGGACGGACTGTCTCGCCCGGCTCGCCCGTGAGGGCGGGGATGCGTGGGTGGAGGTCGGCCCCGGGCGCGTGCTCGCCGGCCTGCTCAAGCGCACGCTCGACGGCGCGCGCGGGCACAACGTCGAGGACGCGGCCTCCCTGGACCGGACGGTCCGCGACCTCGCGGGGAACGCCCCCGCATGA
- a CDS encoding beta-ketoacyl-ACP synthase III — MKRAKIVGVGAYAPQRVLTNAELEKMVETSDEWIVQRTGIRERRIAAENEATSDLALRAAQQAMERAGVEPREIDFIVVGTTTGDMAFPTTANLVQHRLGCRNAGSVDLYAACAGSVYSLSVGAQYVQTGKYRTVLCVGAECLSRITDYTDRGTCILLADAAGAAVLRAVEGESGIIDTDLYSDGRYWELLYQPGGGSRNPATHETVAQRMHYAKMKGNEVFKVAVRMFGEAAERILTRNGFTAEDLDLFIPHQANLRIIEAAVKRLKVPMEKVVINVDRYGNTGAASVYVAMEEAWSAKRLNTGDLVLLAAFGGGFTWGAALVRW, encoded by the coding sequence ATGAAGCGCGCCAAGATCGTGGGTGTGGGCGCCTACGCTCCCCAGCGGGTCCTCACCAATGCCGAGCTGGAGAAGATGGTGGAGACCTCGGACGAGTGGATCGTCCAGCGCACCGGCATCCGCGAGCGCCGCATCGCCGCCGAGAACGAGGCCACCTCCGACCTCGCGCTCCGCGCGGCGCAGCAGGCGATGGAGCGCGCCGGGGTCGAGCCCCGGGAGATCGACTTCATTGTCGTCGGCACCACCACCGGCGATATGGCGTTTCCCACGACGGCCAATCTCGTCCAGCACCGCCTGGGCTGCCGCAACGCCGGCTCGGTGGACCTCTACGCCGCCTGTGCGGGCTCGGTGTACAGCCTCTCGGTGGGTGCCCAGTACGTCCAGACCGGGAAGTACCGCACGGTGCTCTGCGTGGGCGCGGAGTGCCTCTCCCGCATCACCGACTACACCGATCGCGGCACGTGCATCCTCCTTGCCGACGCGGCGGGGGCCGCGGTGCTTCGCGCGGTGGAGGGCGAGTCCGGCATCATCGACACCGATCTCTACTCCGACGGCCGCTACTGGGAGCTGCTCTATCAGCCCGGCGGCGGCTCGCGGAACCCCGCCACCCACGAGACCGTGGCGCAGCGGATGCACTACGCCAAGATGAAGGGCAACGAGGTGTTCAAGGTGGCGGTGCGCATGTTCGGCGAGGCGGCCGAGCGCATCCTCACTCGCAACGGGTTCACCGCCGAGGACCTCGACCTCTTCATCCCCCACCAAGCCAACCTCCGCATCATCGAAGCGGCGGTGAAGCGTCTCAAGGTGCCAATGGAGAAGGTCGTGATCAACGTGGACCGCTACGGCAACACCGGCGCGGCGTCGGTCTACGTGGCGATGGAGGAGGCGTGGTCGGCCAAGCGCCTCAATACCGGCGACCTCGTGCTCCTCGCCGCGTTCGGCGGCGGCTTCACGTGGGGCGCCGCCCTCGTGCGCTGGTAA
- the plsX gene encoding phosphate acyltransferase PlsX, which translates to MKIALDAMGGDFGPAVVVEGAVVAAREHEIASVLVGDKAAIEREILRLKAQDLPLSIRHATQVVGMAEAPSQALRRKRDSSLRVAADLVKDGECQALVSAGNTGAAMAIGMFVLGLLPGVERPAIATALPSLAGFTVLIDAGANVDPKPRHLFQFAVMGHVYSRDIIGKDNPRVGLLSVGEEEGKGNELVKDTFESLRGSSLNFVGNIEGRDIYNGRCDVVVTDGFTGNVCLKVSESLAEMLTSMIREELTRDVLSKAGAVLAQRAFARMKRRVDYTEMGGAPLLGINGASIICHGASPVKAIKNALRVATEWVRNNVNDHIKTALEAESVLAEGREGGRE; encoded by the coding sequence ATGAAGATCGCGCTCGATGCGATGGGAGGCGACTTCGGGCCCGCGGTGGTGGTGGAGGGCGCCGTCGTCGCGGCTCGCGAGCATGAGATCGCCTCGGTGCTGGTCGGCGACAAGGCGGCCATCGAGCGCGAGATCCTCCGCCTGAAGGCGCAGGACCTTCCCCTGTCTATCCGCCACGCGACCCAGGTCGTGGGCATGGCGGAGGCGCCCTCCCAGGCGCTGCGCCGCAAGCGCGACTCGTCGCTGCGCGTGGCTGCCGACCTCGTCAAGGACGGCGAGTGCCAGGCGCTCGTCTCCGCGGGGAACACGGGGGCCGCGATGGCCATCGGCATGTTCGTGCTCGGGCTCCTCCCCGGCGTCGAGCGGCCCGCCATCGCCACCGCGCTGCCGAGTCTGGCTGGCTTCACCGTGCTCATCGACGCGGGCGCCAACGTCGACCCCAAGCCACGCCACCTCTTCCAGTTCGCGGTGATGGGCCACGTGTACTCGCGGGACATCATCGGCAAGGACAATCCCCGCGTGGGCCTCCTCTCCGTGGGCGAGGAGGAAGGGAAGGGCAACGAGCTGGTCAAGGACACATTCGAGAGCCTCCGGGGCTCGTCCCTCAACTTCGTCGGCAACATCGAGGGGCGCGACATCTACAACGGCCGCTGCGACGTCGTGGTCACCGACGGCTTCACCGGCAACGTATGCCTCAAGGTGTCCGAGAGCCTCGCCGAGATGCTCACCTCGATGATCCGCGAGGAGCTCACGCGCGACGTGCTGTCGAAGGCGGGCGCGGTGCTGGCCCAACGCGCGTTCGCGCGCATGAAGCGGCGGGTGGACTACACGGAGATGGGCGGAGCGCCGCTCCTCGGCATCAACGGCGCGTCGATCATCTGCCACGGCGCCTCACCGGTGAAGGCGATCAAGAACGCGCTGCGCGTGGCCACGGAATGGGTGCGCAACAACGTGAACGACCACATCAAGACCGCGCTCGAGGCCGAATCGGTGCTTGCCGAGGGGCGCGAGGGAGGACGTGAATGA
- the rpmF gene encoding 50S ribosomal protein L32, translating to MPLPKRRHSRTRGRKRRTHYKMATPTRSICPQCRETKLPHQICPHCGFYKGREVLTVEGE from the coding sequence ATGCCGCTGCCCAAACGACGTCATTCCCGGACCCGCGGCCGTAAGCGCCGCACGCACTACAAGATGGCCACGCCCACACGGTCCATCTGCCCCCAGTGCCGCGAGACGAAGCTGCCGCACCAGATCTGCCCGCACTGCGGCTTCTACAAGGGGCGCGAGGTCCTAACCGTCGAGGGCGAGTAG
- a CDS encoding DUF177 domain-containing protein codes for MIVRVSEIPDEGLRIEGPDSLGQPFADPAWTLSGVDLLVERDGDAVFVRGRLRARVPQVCGRCLEPFATEVAPEVEARFLPAPPGRAEERELGSDDLETDVYMHDQLDLGALVETETSLALPMKPLCREDCRGLCPVCGANRNVTACGCPERGTDARWAPLKGLADRLSR; via the coding sequence ATGATCGTCCGGGTCTCGGAGATTCCCGACGAGGGTCTCCGGATCGAGGGACCGGACTCCCTGGGCCAGCCCTTCGCGGATCCAGCCTGGACCCTGTCCGGCGTGGACCTGCTCGTCGAAAGGGACGGGGATGCGGTCTTCGTCCGGGGTAGGCTGAGAGCGCGGGTGCCCCAGGTCTGTGGCCGGTGCCTCGAGCCGTTCGCGACGGAGGTGGCGCCGGAGGTCGAGGCCCGCTTTCTCCCCGCGCCGCCGGGCCGCGCCGAGGAGCGTGAGCTCGGCTCCGACGATCTCGAGACCGACGTGTACATGCACGATCAACTGGACCTGGGAGCCCTGGTGGAGACGGAAACAAGCCTGGCGCTGCCCATGAAGCCACTCTGCCGCGAGGATTGCCGGGGACTGTGCCCGGTGTGCGGCGCCAACCGAAACGTCACGGCCTGCGGCTGCCCCGAGCGCGGGACCGATGCGCGCTGGGCGCCGCTGAAGGGCCTGGCGGACCGACTCTCACGATAG
- the htpX gene encoding zinc metalloprotease HtpX, translating to MGNVLKTGFLLAVLTCLVVLVGQAIGGQQGMLIALVMALVMNFVSYWFSDKMVLAMYRAQPVDEAAAPELYGVVRGLATRAQVPMPKVYIIPTDTPNAFATGRNPEHAAVAVTEGIMRILNREELEGVIAHELSHVKNRDTLIMTIAATMAGAITYLAHMAQFAAIFGGSRRDSDERGGGVFGALALAILAPIAAMLVQLAISRAREFHADATGARIAGKPFGLASALEKLDQASKALPMDATPATAHLFIVNPLSGSMLRSLFSTHPSTEERVARLRAMALTR from the coding sequence ATGGGAAATGTGCTTAAAACCGGATTTCTTCTGGCCGTTCTGACCTGCCTCGTGGTCCTCGTAGGCCAGGCGATCGGGGGCCAGCAGGGCATGCTAATCGCGCTGGTCATGGCACTGGTCATGAATTTCGTCAGTTACTGGTTCTCGGACAAGATGGTTCTGGCCATGTACCGGGCTCAGCCCGTGGACGAGGCGGCGGCGCCGGAGCTCTACGGCGTGGTCCGGGGCCTCGCCACCCGGGCCCAGGTGCCGATGCCCAAGGTCTACATCATCCCCACGGATACCCCGAACGCCTTCGCCACCGGGCGCAATCCCGAGCATGCGGCGGTCGCGGTCACCGAGGGGATCATGCGCATCCTCAACCGCGAGGAGCTCGAGGGCGTCATCGCGCACGAGCTGTCGCACGTGAAGAATCGCGACACGCTGATCATGACCATCGCGGCCACCATGGCGGGCGCCATCACCTATCTCGCCCACATGGCGCAGTTCGCGGCCATCTTCGGCGGCTCGCGCCGCGACAGCGACGAGCGCGGCGGCGGGGTGTTCGGCGCCCTCGCCCTGGCGATCCTCGCTCCCATTGCCGCGATGCTGGTGCAGCTGGCGATCTCCCGCGCCCGTGAGTTCCACGCCGACGCCACTGGGGCCCGGATCGCCGGCAAGCCCTTTGGGCTCGCCTCGGCCCTGGAGAAGCTCGATCAGGCGTCCAAGGCGCTCCCGATGGATGCCACGCCGGCCACCGCGCATCTGTTCATCGTGAATCCGCTGAGCGGCAGCATGCTGCGCAGTCTGTTCTCCACGCACCCGTCCACGGAAGAGCGCGTCGCGCGCCTGCGCGCCATGGCGCTCACCCGCTGA
- the ccmA gene encoding heme ABC exporter ATP-binding protein CcmA, translated as MIAATGLRKTFGATLVLEDVILDVPAGQCLAVLGPNGAGKTTLLRILATLARPSAGTLRIDGVDALREPDAVRARIGMVAHGSHVYEDLTALENLRFWAAMGGLDASPARLRERLQAVELDTVADERARTFSAGMKRRLGLARVTLGQPRLLLLDEPFNGLDRRGQKWLGEFLLAFKAGGGTIVLATHGFASALAVADRAAILVGGRIALDRAAAGLEREALHRLYDDLIEAER; from the coding sequence ATGATCGCGGCCACCGGCCTCAGAAAAACCTTCGGGGCCACCCTGGTGCTCGAGGATGTCATCCTGGACGTGCCCGCCGGACAGTGCCTGGCCGTACTCGGGCCCAACGGGGCGGGCAAGACCACGCTGCTCCGCATCCTCGCCACGCTGGCGCGGCCCAGCGCGGGCACGCTCCGCATCGATGGGGTGGATGCGCTGCGCGAGCCCGACGCGGTGCGCGCGCGCATCGGCATGGTCGCCCACGGCTCCCACGTCTACGAGGACCTCACCGCGCTGGAGAACCTCCGCTTCTGGGCGGCGATGGGCGGGCTCGACGCGAGCCCCGCGCGCCTTCGCGAGCGGCTCCAGGCGGTGGAGCTGGACACCGTCGCCGACGAGCGCGCGCGCACGTTCTCCGCGGGCATGAAGCGGCGGCTGGGCCTCGCGCGCGTCACCCTGGGGCAGCCGCGCCTGCTCCTCCTGGACGAGCCGTTCAACGGGCTCGACCGCCGGGGCCAGAAATGGCTGGGCGAGTTCTTGCTCGCCTTCAAGGCGGGCGGCGGCACCATCGTCCTGGCGACCCACGGCTTCGCGAGCGCCCTCGCCGTGGCCGACCGGGCGGCGATTCTCGTGGGCGGCCGGATCGCGCTGGACCGGGCCGCGGCGGGGCTCGAGCGCGAGGCGCTGCACCGTCTCTACGATGACCTGATCGAGGCCGAGCGATGA
- a CDS encoding heme exporter protein CcmB, with product MSGYARRVGIVLWKDLLVERRTKESLNALLFFGLLLLFLFQFSLGPDRAQVESVLPGLLWLGFVLAGLLGLGRSFLAERDNDCWEGLLLTPGDKSAIYLGKLAANLCVMGAVELVILALFGLFFDVDLSRALPGLAVVLPLGTLGLATVGTLFAAVTAQVRARELLFPVLLLPVQVPVLLATVSATQVALAGQPLADARAWLQLLAAADLVYLVIGLLTFEFVLEV from the coding sequence ATGAGCGGGTACGCGCGGCGGGTGGGCATCGTGCTCTGGAAGGATCTCCTCGTCGAGCGGCGCACCAAGGAGAGCCTGAACGCGCTCCTCTTCTTCGGGTTGCTGCTCCTCTTCCTCTTCCAGTTCTCGCTGGGGCCGGACCGCGCGCAGGTCGAATCCGTTCTGCCCGGCTTGCTCTGGCTGGGCTTCGTCCTCGCGGGGCTGCTCGGACTGGGGCGGAGCTTCCTCGCCGAGCGCGACAACGACTGCTGGGAGGGCCTGCTCCTCACGCCGGGGGACAAGTCCGCCATCTATCTCGGCAAGCTCGCGGCCAACCTGTGCGTGATGGGCGCGGTGGAGCTGGTAATCCTGGCCCTGTTCGGCCTCTTCTTCGACGTGGATCTCAGCCGGGCGCTGCCGGGGCTCGCGGTGGTGCTGCCGCTCGGCACGCTGGGGCTCGCCACGGTGGGCACGCTCTTCGCCGCCGTCACCGCCCAGGTCCGGGCCCGCGAGCTGCTCTTCCCGGTCCTGCTGCTGCCGGTGCAGGTGCCGGTGTTGCTGGCCACCGTCAGCGCCACCCAGGTCGCGCTCGCCGGCCAGCCGCTGGCCGACGCGCGCGCGTGGCTTCAGCTCCTCGCCGCCGCTGATCTCGTGTACCTCGTGATCGGGCTGCTCACCTTCGAGTTCGTGCTGGAGGTTTGA
- the ccsA gene encoding cytochrome c biogenesis protein CcsA, which yields MPHRPLVRALGWLALLALLAGLSMAFGYAPREAVQGNVQRIMYVHVPAVLTAYLAFGLVLIGSIGYLATARMGWDRLAAAAAELGVLFTGITIASGSIWGKPTWGTWWTWDARLTSTAILFLVYVGYLLLRATVEEPERRGRFAAVVGIVGAANIPIVHFSVKWWRALHQPSTILGPEPSPIAAPIALALLVNWVAFTLLFAYFLTRRVEIARLEDAALQGAVRAR from the coding sequence ATGCCCCACCGTCCCCTCGTGCGCGCCCTCGGCTGGCTGGCGCTGCTCGCGCTGCTCGCCGGGCTGAGCATGGCCTTCGGCTACGCCCCGCGCGAAGCCGTGCAGGGCAACGTGCAGCGGATCATGTACGTGCACGTGCCGGCGGTGCTGACCGCCTACCTGGCGTTCGGGCTCGTGCTGATCGGCAGCATCGGCTACCTCGCGACCGCCCGGATGGGCTGGGACCGGCTCGCCGCCGCTGCCGCGGAGCTGGGCGTGCTTTTCACGGGCATCACGATCGCGTCCGGCTCGATCTGGGGCAAGCCGACCTGGGGCACCTGGTGGACGTGGGACGCGCGGCTCACCTCGACGGCGATCCTCTTCCTCGTGTACGTGGGCTACCTCCTGCTGCGCGCGACGGTGGAGGAGCCGGAGCGGCGCGGCCGCTTCGCCGCGGTGGTGGGCATCGTGGGCGCCGCCAACATCCCCATCGTCCACTTCTCGGTGAAGTGGTGGCGGGCTCTGCATCAGCCGTCGACGATACTGGGTCCCGAGCCTTCGCCCATCGCCGCGCCGATCGCGCTCGCCCTGCTCGTGAACTGGGTGGCCTTCACCCTCCTCTTCGCGTACTTCCTCACCCGCCGCGTCGAGATCGCCCGGCTGGAGGACGCCGCGCTCCAGGGAGCCGTCCGTGCCCGATAA
- a CDS encoding cytochrome c maturation protein CcmE, with product MKRRAKFLAGGAVILAALVYLVYAGVSQSVVYFVTPAELLAAPAAGKTYRLGGMVQPGSLVWQPRTLDLRFTLSDGKATVPVRHKGTPPDLFAEGRGAVVEGAWSGEGYFKATTILAKHSEEYKAPHDPSQTGYKELLKTLRGDQASQPR from the coding sequence ATGAAGCGCCGCGCGAAATTCCTCGCCGGGGGGGCCGTGATCCTGGCCGCGCTCGTCTATCTCGTCTACGCCGGGGTGAGCCAGTCCGTCGTCTACTTCGTGACGCCGGCGGAGCTGCTTGCCGCGCCGGCCGCGGGGAAGACCTATCGGCTGGGCGGCATGGTGCAGCCGGGCAGCCTCGTGTGGCAGCCGCGCACGCTCGACCTCCGCTTCACGCTGTCCGACGGAAAGGCCACGGTGCCGGTGCGCCACAAGGGCACCCCGCCCGATCTCTTCGCCGAGGGGCGCGGCGCCGTGGTCGAGGGCGCATGGAGCGGCGAGGGCTACTTCAAGGCGACGACCATCCTCGCCAAGCACTCCGAGGAGTACAAGGCGCCGCACGACCCCTCCCAGACCGGCTACAAGGAGCTCCTGAAGACGCTCCGCGGCGACCAGGCGTCGCAGCCCCGATGA